A section of the Spirosoma pollinicola genome encodes:
- the bioA gene encoding adenosylmethionine--8-amino-7-oxononanoate transaminase, protein MNNLAERDQAVIWHPFTQMQTAPLPIPIVRGNGSILYGADGREYLDVISSWWVNIHGHAHPHIAKRVSEQLQTLEHVIFAGFTHEPAVELAERLLAILPSNQSKIFYSDNGSTAVEVALKMAFQYWHNLGRPRKKIVAFENAYHGDTFGAMAVSGRSAFTAPFVPFLFDVEYLPVPTPSQEEAVLQQAEALFTEEVAAFIAEPLVQGAGGMTMYAPEVLDKLFQLARNKGILLIADEVMTGFGRTGKLFASDYLTEKPDLMCLSKGLTGGTMALGVTACAEPIYKAFLSSDKHKTLFHGHSFTANPLACTASLASMDLLLLPETQANIRRIAASHTAFSITLATYQTVENIRQHGTLLAFDLKAGEQTSYFNNIRDTAYNFLLDRGVLMRPLGNVLYLMPPYCTTDEQLRYAYTQIEKLLTTI, encoded by the coding sequence ATGAACAACTTAGCGGAACGTGATCAGGCTGTCATCTGGCATCCATTCACGCAAATGCAAACGGCCCCGTTGCCAATTCCCATTGTACGGGGCAATGGGTCAATACTATATGGTGCCGATGGTCGGGAATACCTGGATGTCATCTCTTCCTGGTGGGTGAACATTCACGGACACGCACACCCACATATTGCCAAACGAGTATCGGAGCAGCTTCAAACGCTCGAGCACGTCATTTTTGCCGGGTTTACGCACGAGCCCGCCGTTGAACTAGCGGAACGGTTGCTGGCGATTCTCCCCTCAAACCAATCGAAGATTTTTTATTCGGACAATGGCTCTACCGCCGTTGAGGTCGCGTTGAAAATGGCGTTTCAGTACTGGCACAACCTGGGGAGGCCACGCAAAAAGATAGTAGCGTTCGAGAATGCCTATCACGGCGATACTTTCGGAGCTATGGCCGTTAGTGGACGTAGTGCTTTCACGGCCCCTTTTGTTCCCTTTCTGTTCGATGTAGAGTATCTACCTGTACCGACTCCCAGTCAGGAAGAAGCTGTTCTACAACAGGCTGAAGCCTTATTTACGGAAGAAGTGGCGGCCTTTATTGCCGAACCACTTGTGCAGGGTGCAGGCGGAATGACGATGTATGCCCCTGAGGTGCTGGATAAGCTATTCCAATTAGCTCGTAACAAAGGCATTCTTCTCATTGCTGATGAAGTCATGACCGGTTTTGGTCGCACGGGGAAGTTGTTTGCATCAGATTATTTGACCGAAAAGCCCGACTTGATGTGTCTGTCGAAAGGGTTGACGGGTGGCACAATGGCGCTGGGCGTTACGGCCTGTGCAGAGCCTATCTACAAGGCTTTTCTGTCAAGCGACAAGCATAAAACGCTCTTTCATGGGCACTCATTTACGGCAAACCCGCTCGCTTGCACAGCTTCATTAGCGAGTATGGATTTACTGCTTTTACCCGAAACACAGGCTAACATTCGGCGGATTGCCGCAAGTCATACCGCATTTTCAATTACGTTAGCCACCTACCAAACCGTCGAAAACATTCGGCAGCATGGCACCTTACTGGCGTTTGATTTGAAGGCTGGCGAGCAAACCTCCTATTTCAATAATATTCGCGATACGGCCTATAATTTCCTGCTTGATCGTGGTGTTTTGATGCGCCCGCTGGGTAATGTTTTGTATTTGATGCCACCCTACTGCACTACAGATGAGCAGCTTAGGTATGCCTATACGCAGATAGAAAAGTTACTAACAACCATCTGA
- a CDS encoding KdsC family phosphatase: MAATQARFGQIKTFIFDVDGVLTDGSVTLLASGERFRTVFIRDTYAIEQAIKAGFRVGIVSSANADGIRSWLAAMNVKDVFMGGPSDQKINAFLGYVARDGLNESEILYMGDDMPDYPILSRTAILSTCPADAVDEIQAVCQYISSKVGGRGAVRDVIEQVMKAQGKWGI; this comes from the coding sequence ATGGCAGCGACACAAGCCCGATTCGGGCAAATCAAGACCTTTATTTTCGATGTAGATGGCGTACTGACCGATGGCAGTGTTACGCTATTGGCATCGGGCGAGCGTTTTCGGACGGTTTTCATTCGCGATACTTACGCTATTGAGCAAGCGATCAAGGCTGGATTTCGGGTGGGCATTGTTTCCTCAGCCAATGCCGATGGCATTCGTAGCTGGCTGGCGGCCATGAATGTGAAAGACGTTTTCATGGGCGGCCCCTCCGACCAAAAAATAAATGCGTTTCTTGGTTACGTTGCCCGCGACGGCCTTAACGAATCCGAAATTCTGTACATGGGCGACGATATGCCTGACTACCCAATTTTGAGTCGAACAGCCATTTTAAGCACCTGTCCGGCTGATGCCGTCGACGAGATTCAGGCGGTCTGTCAATATATATCGTCGAAAGTAGGTGGACGTGGTGCCGTTCGGGATGTGATCGAACAGGTTATGAAAGCACAGGGGAAGTGGGGTATTTGA
- a CDS encoding methyltransferase RsmF C-terminal domain-like protein, giving the protein MTTHKLSGSIQPQAEWPSAFLTQMQAQLGAEFTEFESALVQPTPVSIRINPRKLTDPLNPDAGLAYDTTELAQVPWCPQGYYLPERPSFTLDPLFQAGAYYVQEASSMLLYEALRQTVNLDRPLRILDLCAAPGGKSTLLASALHPDSLLICNEVIRSRVSVLRENLDKWGYPNVVVSNHDPEDMSNLTGFFDVVVVDAPCSGEGLFRKDPDAMQEWSEASVDLCSARQKRILAAAAPLLDKDGILIFSTCTYNEQENAENVRFLVENGFRNRPLILPSEWNIVERQAGNDETGDAVGYQCYPHRVRGEGFFISVFKKTTFTAPVKLEARTFRTIRALRPRETASAAKWLQNPADFSFWEKPNGDVMALPKALEKTFLFLDSALKSKGFGLEMGQFKGTDFIPSHALALSTAVNQTLPGLELSKEDALRYFKKENLVFDEPVKGWLLARYKGMNLGWVKGVGTRVNNYLPKDWRIRMDIKEYV; this is encoded by the coding sequence ATGACAACACATAAGCTGTCGGGGAGTATCCAGCCACAGGCTGAATGGCCTTCGGCGTTTTTGACACAAATGCAGGCCCAGTTAGGTGCGGAGTTTACCGAATTTGAATCGGCACTGGTGCAGCCCACGCCTGTAAGTATTCGCATAAACCCACGCAAGCTGACAGACCCGCTTAACCCGGATGCTGGTTTGGCTTACGATACAACCGAACTAGCGCAAGTACCCTGGTGCCCTCAAGGGTATTACCTGCCCGAACGACCAAGCTTTACGCTTGATCCGTTGTTTCAGGCGGGGGCCTATTATGTGCAGGAGGCCTCGTCGATGCTGTTGTATGAAGCCCTCCGGCAAACTGTTAACCTCGACCGTCCGTTGCGGATTCTGGATTTATGCGCAGCACCGGGCGGAAAAAGTACGTTGCTGGCCTCGGCGCTGCACCCCGATAGTCTGTTGATTTGCAATGAAGTGATTCGCAGCCGGGTGTCTGTCCTGCGCGAGAATCTGGACAAATGGGGCTATCCAAATGTGGTGGTAAGCAACCACGACCCGGAGGATATGAGCAACCTGACGGGATTCTTCGATGTTGTGGTGGTCGATGCACCCTGTTCGGGTGAAGGGCTTTTCCGGAAAGACCCCGATGCCATGCAGGAATGGTCAGAAGCAAGCGTTGACCTTTGTTCGGCTCGACAAAAACGGATTCTAGCCGCAGCCGCTCCTTTGCTGGATAAAGACGGTATTCTGATTTTCAGTACCTGTACCTATAATGAACAGGAAAATGCCGAGAATGTCCGCTTTCTGGTCGAGAATGGTTTCAGAAACCGACCGCTGATCCTGCCATCTGAATGGAATATTGTGGAAAGACAGGCCGGTAACGATGAAACAGGTGATGCTGTAGGGTATCAATGCTACCCGCACCGGGTTCGGGGCGAAGGCTTTTTTATCAGCGTTTTTAAGAAGACAACTTTTACCGCTCCGGTTAAATTAGAGGCCCGGACTTTTCGTACGATCCGGGCGCTACGTCCGCGAGAAACAGCTTCGGCGGCCAAATGGCTCCAGAATCCAGCCGATTTTTCTTTTTGGGAGAAACCCAATGGTGATGTGATGGCTTTGCCAAAAGCGCTCGAAAAAACATTCTTATTTCTGGATAGTGCCCTAAAAAGCAAAGGCTTTGGCCTGGAAATGGGACAATTTAAGGGCACGGATTTTATTCCGTCGCACGCGCTGGCGCTTAGTACGGCTGTTAATCAGACTCTTCCGGGATTAGAACTGAGTAAGGAAGACGCACTACGCTACTTTAAGAAAGAAAATCTGGTGTTCGATGAGCCCGTTAAAGGCTGGTTGTTAGCTCGCTATAAAGGTATGAATCTGGGTTGGGTTAAAGGTGTTGGCACGCGGGTCAATAACTATTTGCCAAAAGACTGGCGAATTAGAATGGATATAAAGGAATACGTATGA
- a CDS encoding alpha/beta hydrolase, protein MKRFFTITGLLVAVLAVGYFAGPTAHPEAVKDETITLDPDLVKLEKSIAESESKANLRFDNEARIVWADSLRRVKTPYSIVYIPGFSASWAEGDPIHKQIARHFGCNLYLARTAEHGVDSPDALKDITPANYAASAERALAIGKSLGDKVIVMGTSAGGMLTLYLAAHHPEIDGLILYSPCIATANPALKLATGPWGKQILNQVFQGEHLVNTHYNGARAKYWFPQYHTNGLITLQTMLNAYMTPEQFQKVKQPVFMGYYYKDEEHQDNVVSVPAMLAMYDELGTPADKKEKIAFPNAGEHVIASHFTSGDLNGVYQATEKFMSTILKVPSTPVSVPTLALGAKK, encoded by the coding sequence ATGAAGCGGTTTTTTACCATTACGGGCCTGTTGGTGGCCGTTCTTGCGGTTGGTTATTTCGCGGGTCCGACGGCTCATCCCGAAGCGGTCAAAGACGAAACGATTACGCTCGATCCCGACCTAGTCAAGCTTGAAAAAAGCATTGCTGAATCGGAAAGCAAAGCGAATTTGCGTTTCGACAATGAAGCCCGCATTGTTTGGGCCGACAGTTTGCGTAGAGTTAAAACGCCCTATAGTATCGTTTACATACCGGGGTTTTCGGCCAGTTGGGCCGAGGGAGACCCGATTCATAAACAAATCGCCAGGCACTTTGGGTGTAACCTGTACCTGGCCCGCACCGCTGAACATGGGGTCGATTCGCCAGACGCGCTGAAAGATATTACCCCAGCCAACTATGCTGCCTCTGCCGAACGTGCGTTGGCGATTGGTAAATCATTGGGTGATAAAGTTATTGTCATGGGTACATCGGCAGGAGGGATGCTCACGCTATATCTGGCTGCTCACCACCCCGAAATAGATGGATTAATTCTGTATTCGCCCTGTATTGCTACGGCTAATCCGGCTCTGAAACTCGCTACTGGTCCGTGGGGAAAGCAGATTCTTAATCAGGTTTTTCAGGGCGAACACCTAGTTAATACGCACTACAACGGTGCCCGCGCTAAATACTGGTTTCCACAGTACCATACCAACGGGTTGATTACCCTGCAAACGATGCTCAATGCCTATATGACACCAGAGCAGTTTCAAAAAGTGAAGCAGCCCGTATTTATGGGCTATTATTATAAAGACGAAGAGCATCAGGACAACGTAGTGTCGGTACCGGCCATGCTGGCGATGTACGATGAATTAGGGACGCCCGCCGATAAAAAAGAGAAAATAGCCTTTCCGAACGCGGGAGAACACGTAATAGCCTCCCATTTTACATCCGGCGACCTCAACGGCGTTTACCAGGCAACCGAAAAATTTATGTCAACCATACTAAAAGTGCCGTCAACGCCGGTATCAGTGCCGACACTTGCCCTTGGCGCGAAAAAATAA
- a CDS encoding enoyl-ACP reductase FabI, whose translation MAYGLLNGKRGIISGALDEKSIAWKVALKAKEEGATFTLTNAPIAMRMGAIKQLAEHCNAEIIPADATSVEDLENLFTKSTEILGGKVDFVLHSIGMSPNIRKGKAYTDLNYDWFKQSIDISALSFHKMMQTAHKLDAISEWGSVVALTYMAAQRTFPFYTDMADAKAVLESIARSFGYRYGKSHKVRVNTISQSPTPTTAGGGIGGFDKFYDFADKTAPLGNATADQCADYCITMFSDLTRMVTMQNLFHDGGFSMTGISEEIMELINKEQ comes from the coding sequence ATGGCTTACGGATTACTGAATGGAAAACGCGGCATCATTTCCGGTGCCCTGGACGAAAAATCAATCGCCTGGAAAGTCGCTTTGAAAGCGAAAGAAGAAGGTGCTACGTTTACACTCACCAACGCACCCATTGCGATGCGTATGGGGGCAATCAAACAGCTCGCGGAACATTGTAACGCCGAAATTATTCCGGCTGACGCTACCTCCGTTGAAGACTTGGAAAACCTGTTCACCAAATCAACCGAAATTCTGGGTGGTAAAGTCGACTTTGTGCTGCACAGCATCGGTATGAGCCCGAACATCCGAAAAGGGAAAGCGTATACCGACCTGAACTACGATTGGTTTAAGCAAAGTATCGACATCTCGGCGCTGTCATTCCATAAAATGATGCAAACGGCCCATAAGCTGGATGCCATCAGCGAATGGGGTTCTGTGGTTGCCCTTACCTACATGGCGGCTCAACGGACGTTTCCGTTCTATACGGACATGGCCGATGCAAAGGCCGTTCTGGAGTCAATAGCCCGGAGCTTTGGCTATCGCTATGGCAAATCGCATAAGGTGCGCGTAAACACCATTTCGCAATCTCCAACGCCAACAACAGCAGGTGGCGGCATTGGTGGGTTCGATAAATTCTATGATTTCGCCGACAAAACTGCGCCACTGGGCAACGCTACCGCCGACCAGTGCGCCGATTATTGTATCACGATGTTCTCTGATCTGACTCGCATGGTCACGATGCAGAACCTTTTCCACGATGGCGGTTTCTCAATGACCGGTATTTCGGAAGAGATAATGGAATTGATTAATAAGGAACAATAA
- a CDS encoding alkaline phosphatase D family protein, translating into MKKLLTLSLFAGIALAGCRTPKSDTSSTLSFKQADSSRTKAITKIAFGSCSDQKRPQPLWDDIVAQKPDVWVWLGDNIYGDSESMDTLRAKYAIQKSNPVYQQLRQLTPIIGVWDDHDYGVNDGGKEYPKRKESQQLMLDFLDVPSTSPLRQQEGGYSVHTYGPKGQRVKVILLDARYFRDPLKKENKVNVPDPSGDMLGEAQWKWLEQQLTKSDADVHIIGSGVQVLPEEHVYEKWANFPTARKRLLDLIAKTKPKGALFISGDRHMAEVSKVSVPGLGYDLFDITSSGLTHVSAPHVEANQYRVGDMVTKLNYGLITINWAAKPITATVRINGDEQATYLTQQISF; encoded by the coding sequence ATGAAAAAACTTCTCACCCTCAGCCTGTTTGCTGGTATCGCTTTGGCAGGATGCCGGACGCCAAAGTCTGACACATCTTCTACTCTATCATTTAAACAAGCTGATTCTTCACGAACAAAAGCAATTACTAAAATCGCCTTTGGATCGTGTAGCGATCAAAAACGCCCACAGCCGTTATGGGATGATATTGTAGCGCAGAAACCAGACGTGTGGGTTTGGCTTGGCGATAATATTTACGGCGATTCGGAAAGTATGGACACGCTGAGGGCTAAATATGCTATTCAAAAGTCGAATCCGGTTTATCAACAATTGCGGCAATTGACGCCCATTATTGGCGTGTGGGACGATCACGATTATGGCGTCAACGATGGCGGAAAAGAATATCCGAAGCGGAAAGAAAGCCAGCAGCTTATGCTCGATTTTCTGGATGTACCGTCAACCAGCCCGCTACGGCAACAGGAAGGCGGCTACTCCGTTCACACCTACGGACCGAAAGGGCAACGGGTGAAAGTCATTTTGCTGGATGCCCGTTATTTCCGCGACCCTCTGAAGAAAGAAAATAAAGTAAATGTCCCCGATCCATCGGGCGATATGCTGGGTGAAGCGCAGTGGAAGTGGCTGGAGCAGCAGCTTACCAAATCGGATGCCGACGTGCATATTATTGGCAGTGGCGTTCAGGTTCTACCCGAAGAACACGTTTATGAAAAATGGGCCAACTTCCCCACAGCCCGAAAGCGCTTACTGGATTTGATCGCCAAAACGAAACCCAAAGGTGCTCTTTTCATCAGTGGCGACCGGCACATGGCCGAAGTCTCTAAGGTTAGTGTACCCGGTCTGGGCTATGACCTGTTCGATATTACGAGCAGCGGCCTCACGCACGTATCGGCCCCGCATGTAGAAGCCAATCAATACCGGGTTGGCGATATGGTTACCAAACTGAACTATGGCCTTATTACCATTAACTGGGCCGCAAAACCGATAACTGCAACCGTTCGTATTAACGGCGATGAACAGGCAACGTATTTAACTCAGCAGATTTCGTTTTAG
- a CDS encoding AAA family ATPase, translating to MIPIKLSVQGLYSYQELQEIDFQKLIGSSVFGIFGKVGSGKTSLLEAISFALYGETERLNSRDNRLYNMMNLKSNHLIIDFEFQAGADQQVYKFVYEAKRHPKKHHEIGPGERRSFIRQGNEWQPIGNEKEDVAVLTKQILGLDYDNFKRTIIIPQNQFREFLELSPRDRTEMMNQLFKLDQYDLAGRVSKLSKANDNQLAELRGLLSPLEAVTPEVIEQANADIAIITESLVKKDAEINLLGPDEKRLLENQQRSKTLVLTQQELAQLLIKEPAHRQREQDLSVYETCLLIFQADFSGHDKLNAKKVKLAETERTAQQQLISVTKRLAGLQSVYEAARLAYETRDELQQKIDELDTVQQIRTLQQTIGEQTHYRDSLTSQLNQQTTLIERHKADRAKHQLILDNGIGRTSDLERLYKVKNWFTAYKPLKKQADDLEVAVGNYDRTIEKLKQQKNDALVSFPADWTDLTLKTLPDAIEQALAKFKEVREDRETRHRQLLVQDELRKYADALNEGQPCPLCGSTHYPNRHMGVEESIDVKGSEAGLQKVIQRIEVTSKLQLSIKELTTKLRSEHENGKRLIQERTEVVRQLTEHEDCFIWPEFSKDQEGVVVDAIQKESDTQKQILDAQKALQDLNKLIGESETIANDLTKKVVEAGNAISGLNGQLKTAAESLEHFRLDEVKDWGLDQIADLREKLTKTHNQAKVNFDDSAKKKSDAEKELATVDEQILQAHHQLTEVGTELEALEATIAQNLTDQSLTRDQVKQILQSNLNVSRERQQLNEYNEERSGLQLQVNSLEAELAEHPFDPVELATIQQQLTGLQTEKDALNKDHGKATSVLASLETQWQQKQAHQKRHDDLDLRRQDLKKMDEMFRAQGFVNYVSSVYLKNLCESANERFFKLTNNQLRLELDDKNNFLVRDYLNSGEVRSVKTLSGGQTFQAALSLALALSDNIQHLTKAKQNLFFLDEGFGTLDKDSLQTVFKTLKALRSENRVVGIISHVEELQQEVDNFIRAESTENGSRIIRSWES from the coding sequence ATGATACCCATTAAATTATCCGTACAAGGACTCTATTCATATCAGGAATTACAGGAAATTGATTTCCAGAAACTAATTGGTTCGAGTGTATTTGGCATTTTCGGGAAAGTTGGTAGTGGCAAAACGTCTTTGCTGGAAGCTATTAGCTTTGCCTTGTACGGCGAAACAGAGCGACTGAATAGTCGTGACAATCGTCTGTATAATATGATGAACCTGAAATCGAATCACCTCATTATTGATTTCGAATTTCAGGCTGGAGCCGACCAGCAAGTATATAAGTTCGTATATGAGGCCAAACGTCATCCCAAGAAACACCACGAGATAGGACCCGGCGAACGTCGATCGTTTATCCGTCAGGGCAACGAATGGCAACCTATCGGCAATGAAAAAGAAGATGTAGCAGTATTGACGAAACAGATTCTGGGCTTAGACTACGACAATTTTAAACGGACAATCATTATTCCGCAAAACCAGTTTCGGGAGTTTTTAGAACTCAGCCCCCGCGACCGGACGGAGATGATGAATCAGTTATTTAAGCTTGATCAGTATGACTTAGCTGGCCGGGTGAGCAAGTTGAGCAAAGCCAACGACAATCAATTAGCCGAGTTACGTGGCTTATTATCGCCCCTTGAAGCCGTTACACCCGAAGTAATTGAGCAGGCAAACGCTGATATCGCCATAATCACAGAATCTCTGGTAAAAAAAGACGCCGAAATTAATCTGTTGGGACCCGATGAGAAACGGCTGTTGGAAAATCAGCAACGAAGCAAAACGCTGGTCCTGACACAACAGGAATTAGCCCAACTTCTTATAAAAGAACCTGCACATCGCCAGCGCGAACAAGATTTATCCGTTTATGAAACCTGCTTACTCATCTTTCAGGCCGATTTTTCGGGGCATGATAAACTAAACGCCAAAAAGGTAAAGCTCGCTGAAACTGAACGCACAGCCCAGCAACAACTGATTTCTGTAACGAAACGATTAGCTGGTTTGCAAAGCGTATATGAAGCCGCTAGACTGGCTTATGAAACCAGAGATGAATTGCAGCAGAAAATTGACGAGCTGGATACCGTACAACAAATTAGAACGTTGCAACAAACCATTGGTGAGCAGACTCATTACCGCGATTCGCTGACCAGTCAACTCAACCAACAAACAACTTTAATCGAACGCCATAAAGCGGATCGCGCCAAACACCAGCTTATTCTCGATAATGGTATCGGGCGAACATCTGACCTTGAACGACTTTATAAAGTAAAGAACTGGTTTACGGCCTATAAACCCCTGAAAAAACAAGCCGATGACCTTGAGGTGGCCGTTGGTAATTACGACCGGACTATTGAAAAACTTAAGCAACAGAAGAACGATGCATTAGTGAGTTTTCCAGCCGATTGGACTGACTTGACGCTTAAAACCTTACCGGATGCGATTGAGCAGGCTCTTGCCAAATTTAAAGAAGTTCGGGAAGACCGTGAGACCAGACATCGGCAATTACTCGTTCAGGATGAGTTACGAAAGTATGCTGATGCGCTGAACGAAGGGCAACCGTGCCCACTTTGCGGATCAACACACTACCCCAACCGACATATGGGCGTTGAGGAAAGCATTGATGTGAAAGGCAGCGAAGCGGGTTTACAGAAAGTAATCCAGCGAATAGAAGTAACCAGCAAGCTACAACTCTCGATCAAGGAGTTGACGACAAAACTTCGGAGCGAACACGAAAATGGCAAACGGCTGATTCAGGAGCGTACCGAGGTCGTTAGGCAGCTGACCGAACATGAAGATTGTTTTATATGGCCGGAGTTTTCGAAAGATCAGGAAGGCGTTGTGGTTGACGCCATCCAAAAGGAAAGTGATACGCAAAAACAGATTCTGGACGCCCAAAAAGCCCTTCAGGATCTTAACAAGCTTATTGGAGAGTCTGAAACTATAGCCAACGACTTAACCAAGAAGGTTGTCGAAGCTGGTAACGCCATCTCCGGCCTAAACGGACAGTTGAAAACAGCGGCTGAATCGCTGGAACATTTCCGGCTGGATGAAGTAAAAGACTGGGGCCTGGATCAAATTGCCGACCTGCGCGAAAAACTCACCAAAACGCACAACCAGGCGAAGGTTAATTTCGACGATTCAGCCAAAAAGAAAAGTGACGCCGAAAAAGAGTTGGCCACCGTTGATGAGCAGATTCTGCAAGCACACCATCAACTCACCGAAGTTGGCACAGAACTGGAAGCACTTGAAGCTACCATTGCTCAGAATCTGACCGACCAAAGCCTGACACGCGACCAGGTGAAACAGATTTTACAATCCAATCTAAACGTCAGCCGCGAACGGCAACAATTAAACGAATACAACGAAGAACGAAGTGGGTTGCAGCTTCAGGTTAACTCTCTGGAAGCCGAGTTAGCCGAGCATCCCTTCGATCCGGTCGAATTAGCGACGATTCAGCAACAATTAACGGGGTTGCAAACCGAAAAAGATGCCTTGAACAAAGATCACGGTAAGGCTACAAGCGTGTTGGCATCACTCGAAACGCAGTGGCAGCAAAAACAGGCGCATCAGAAACGGCACGACGACCTCGACCTACGGCGACAGGATTTAAAGAAAATGGACGAGATGTTCAGAGCGCAGGGCTTCGTGAACTACGTTTCGTCGGTTTACCTGAAAAACCTCTGCGAATCAGCTAACGAGCGTTTTTTCAAACTGACCAACAACCAACTACGGCTCGAACTGGACGACAAGAATAATTTTCTGGTGCGCGATTACCTCAATAGTGGCGAGGTTCGTAGCGTGAAAACACTATCCGGCGGGCAGACATTCCAGGCGGCTCTATCGCTGGCATTGGCATTATCCGACAATATTCAGCATTTGACGAAAGCCAAACAGAATCTGTTTTTCCTGGATGAAGGCTTCGGAACCCTCGATAAAGATTCGCTGCAAACGGTATTCAAAACACTAAAAGCCCTTCGCTCCGAAAACCGGGTGGTTGGTATCATCTCGCACGTAGAAGAACTTCAGCAAGAAGTAGACAACTTTATCCGGGCAGAATCGACTGAAAATGGAAGTCGGATTATTCGGAGTTGGGAAAGTTAA
- a CDS encoding metallophosphoesterase family protein encodes MKLLHTADWHLGKRLQDFQRLQEQRDVLAEITEVANREDVDLVLVAGDLFDTFNPDPKAEDLLYSTLKDLTANGRRTVVAIAGNHDNPDRIEAQDHFGRECGIIFAGFPKTEVRSYELSCEAKLLCSAPGFIELKLPRHEYPIRIILTPYANETRLRSYLGMAILDDELRQHLHQHWAALADTYMDDQGVNLLMAHLFVMKRGGEQPEESDDERSILQVGGASVVYTDMIPPQIQYTALGHLHRYQQLAGGPSPVVYSSSPLAYSFAEADQQKYIVIIEAEPGKAVTVNPIPLATGKRLLRPKFKRVDEAVEWLTENPNCYAEITMQTTTFLTSDERRQLQQAHESLVTIIPDVQDVDDTVQEETTAIDLTQPMEALFTSYFKNKNKGQEPNERLQHLFKEILATDPE; translated from the coding sequence ATGAAACTATTACATACTGCGGACTGGCATTTAGGAAAACGGCTTCAGGATTTCCAGCGCTTACAGGAACAGCGAGACGTATTGGCAGAAATAACAGAAGTCGCTAATCGGGAAGATGTGGATTTGGTTCTGGTGGCGGGCGACTTATTCGATACGTTTAATCCCGACCCTAAAGCCGAAGACCTACTATATAGTACGCTTAAAGACCTAACGGCAAACGGTCGACGGACGGTAGTTGCTATTGCAGGCAATCACGATAACCCAGACCGGATTGAAGCGCAGGATCATTTCGGGCGGGAGTGCGGAATCATCTTCGCCGGTTTTCCCAAAACAGAGGTGCGTTCGTATGAGCTGAGTTGCGAAGCGAAACTCCTTTGCTCGGCACCGGGATTTATTGAACTGAAGTTACCCCGACATGAATATCCTATACGTATTATACTAACGCCCTATGCTAATGAGACACGGCTCCGGTCGTATCTCGGCATGGCAATTCTCGATGATGAACTTCGGCAGCATTTACACCAGCACTGGGCTGCCCTGGCGGATACCTATATGGATGATCAGGGTGTCAATCTATTAATGGCACATTTGTTTGTCATGAAACGGGGGGGAGAGCAGCCCGAAGAATCGGACGATGAGCGTAGTATTTTACAGGTTGGTGGCGCATCGGTCGTGTATACGGACATGATTCCGCCCCAGATTCAATATACGGCGCTTGGGCATTTACACCGGTATCAGCAGCTAGCGGGTGGGCCTTCTCCTGTCGTATATAGTAGCAGCCCCCTAGCCTATAGCTTTGCGGAAGCCGATCAGCAGAAATACATCGTTATTATAGAGGCAGAACCGGGGAAAGCCGTTACGGTTAATCCGATTCCGCTGGCAACCGGTAAGCGGTTATTACGTCCCAAGTTCAAACGCGTCGATGAGGCCGTTGAGTGGCTGACCGAGAACCCGAATTGCTATGCCGAGATCACGATGCAAACCACAACGTTTTTGACGAGTGATGAACGCCGTCAGCTTCAACAGGCGCACGAGTCATTGGTAACGATAATTCCCGATGTACAGGATGTGGACGACACCGTACAGGAGGAGACTACGGCCATTGACCTTACCCAACCAATGGAAGCGCTGTTTACAAGTTATTTTAAGAATAAGAACAAGGGGCAGGAGCCGAATGAACGCTTACAGCACTTGTTTAAAGAGATTTTAGCGACAGACCCTGAATGA